In one window of Gossypium arboreum isolate Shixiya-1 chromosome 4, ASM2569848v2, whole genome shotgun sequence DNA:
- the LOC108480475 gene encoding uncharacterized protein LOC108480475 isoform X3 codes for MALPLGKLSIIVGAGIVGSILAKEGRMSGVSDFVSGAFKIAFRQLKHDDSTPSNKPRNDYLVAQVNSLRQELQILASNRPITIVTGQGTGTSKYSIIIVVVVVGYGYVWWKGWRLPNMMFATRRSLSDARDAIAKQLESVYSSISATKRQLSSRIEGVDNRLHEIADITATTHEEVTLLQDQSKKLNTNVQSVRYVVQTLESKIKRIEGKQDMTNEGVNWLCDYAQTIEQNRPTDHTQALPANSSRPALEAPTKTPSRSGSLPPILLVEPPSPSSGSSNGTPKVQRSPKHVISASGLKVFPFLLVALKCII; via the exons ATGGCTCTTCCTCTTGGCAAGTTATCTATCATCGTTGGTGCAG GTATTGTTGGTTCAATTCTTGCGAAAGAAGGACGCATGTCAGGTGTTTCTGATTTTGTCTCTGGTGCTTTCAAG ATTGCTTTTCGGCAACTTAAGCATGATGATTCCACTCCGTCAAACAAGCCGCGAAATGACTATTTGGTGGCTCAG GTTAACAGCCTAAGGCAGGAACTGCAAATCTTGGCATCAAATAGACCAATTACAATTGTTACCGGACAAGGAACAG GTACTAGTAAATACAGCATAATCATTGTTGTTGTCGTTGTTGGATATGGCTACGTTTGGTGGAAG GGCTGGAGACTTCCCAATATGATGTTTGCAACGAGGCGTAGTTTATCTGATGCACGTGATGCCATAGCTAAGCAGCTTGAGAGTGTTTACTCGTCAATCTCG GCTACCAAACGGCAACTATCCTCAAGAATTGAGGGTGTGGATAATCGTCTACATGAAATTGCAGATATTACTGCTACAACACATGAAGAG GTTACTCTACTACAAGATCAATCAAAGAAGCTCAACACTAATGTTCAATCCGTTCGATATGTAGTTCAAACTCTG GAAAGTAAGATAAAAAGGATAGAAGGGAAGCAG GATATGACAAATGAAGGAGTCAACTGGTTGTGTGATTATGCCCAGACCATAGAACAAAATAGACCCACTGATCATACTCAG GCTTTACCAGCTAACTCTTCCAGGCCAGCTCTTGAAGCCCCAACGAAAACACCGTCAAGG AGTGGGTCTTTGCCTCCCATTTTACTCGTAGAACCGCCGTCTCCATCTTCTGGTTCTTCTAATGGAACTCCCAAG
- the LOC108480475 gene encoding uncharacterized protein LOC108480475 isoform X4 encodes MALPLGKLSIIVGAGIVGSILAKEGRMSGVSDFVSGAFKIAFRQLKHDDSTPSNKPRNDYLVAQVNSLRQELQILASNRPITIVTGQGTGTSKYSIIIVVVVVGYGYVWWKGWRLPNMMFATRRSLSDARDAIAKQLESVYSSISATKRQLSSRIEGVDNRLHEIADITATTHEEVTLLQDQSKKLNTNVQSVRYVVQTLESKIKRIEGKQDMTNEGVNWLCDYAQTIEQNRPTDHTQALPANSSRPALEAPTKTPSRSGSLPPILLVEPPSPSSGSSNGTPKHCLKHFRR; translated from the exons ATGGCTCTTCCTCTTGGCAAGTTATCTATCATCGTTGGTGCAG GTATTGTTGGTTCAATTCTTGCGAAAGAAGGACGCATGTCAGGTGTTTCTGATTTTGTCTCTGGTGCTTTCAAG ATTGCTTTTCGGCAACTTAAGCATGATGATTCCACTCCGTCAAACAAGCCGCGAAATGACTATTTGGTGGCTCAG GTTAACAGCCTAAGGCAGGAACTGCAAATCTTGGCATCAAATAGACCAATTACAATTGTTACCGGACAAGGAACAG GTACTAGTAAATACAGCATAATCATTGTTGTTGTCGTTGTTGGATATGGCTACGTTTGGTGGAAG GGCTGGAGACTTCCCAATATGATGTTTGCAACGAGGCGTAGTTTATCTGATGCACGTGATGCCATAGCTAAGCAGCTTGAGAGTGTTTACTCGTCAATCTCG GCTACCAAACGGCAACTATCCTCAAGAATTGAGGGTGTGGATAATCGTCTACATGAAATTGCAGATATTACTGCTACAACACATGAAGAG GTTACTCTACTACAAGATCAATCAAAGAAGCTCAACACTAATGTTCAATCCGTTCGATATGTAGTTCAAACTCTG GAAAGTAAGATAAAAAGGATAGAAGGGAAGCAG GATATGACAAATGAAGGAGTCAACTGGTTGTGTGATTATGCCCAGACCATAGAACAAAATAGACCCACTGATCATACTCAG GCTTTACCAGCTAACTCTTCCAGGCCAGCTCTTGAAGCCCCAACGAAAACACCGTCAAGG AGTGGGTCTTTGCCTCCCATTTTACTCGTAGAACCGCCGTCTCCATCTTCTGGTTCTTCTAATGGAACTCCCAAG
- the LOC108482268 gene encoding dehydrogenase/reductase SDR family member FEY-like: MVKKKQALGWIEWLIGWMHVTYELLFQRTKTSHLQNPLELPPLNDLTCIVTGTTSGIGKEIARQLAEAGAHVVMAVRNRKTANELIDQWCSSWAGILLNVEVMELDLLSLDSVVGFANTWNARLKPLHVLINNAGIFSIGETQKFSKDGFEEHLQVNHLAPALLSVLLLPSLIKGSTSRIINVNSVMHYVGFVDTEDMNTVSGKRKYSSLLGYTNSKLAQVMFSSVLHKRLPVESGVNVMCVSPGIVHTNVARDLPRIVQAAYHLIPYFVFSPQEGSRSALFAATDPQILEYCESLKIDEWPVCAFISQGCHPTNPSKEAHSVETSFKVWEKTLEMIGLPSDAVERLIEGKEVRCRYGT; encoded by the exons ATGGTGAAGAAGAAACAAGCTCTGGGTTGGATCGAATGGTTAATAGGATGGATGCACGTAACCTACGAGCTACTTTTTCAAAGAACAAAAACGAGTCACTTACAAAACCCATTAGAATTACCGCCATTAAACGACCTCACATGCATCGTAACCGGCACTACGAGTGGAATCGGTAAGGAAATAGCACGACAATTGGCTGAAGCAGGGGCACATGTTGTAATGGCAGTGAGGAACCGAAAAACAGCTAATGAATTGATTGATCAATGGTGTAGTTCTTGGGCAGGGATACTTTTGAATGTTGAGGTTATGGAACTTGATCTTTTATCATTGGATTCTGTTGTTGGTTTTGCTAATACATGGAATGCTCGTTTAAAACCATTACATGTTCTTATTAATAATGCTGGGATTTTTTCAATTGGAG AAACCCAGAAGTTTTCAAAGGATGGGTTTGAGGAACATTTGCAAGTGAATCATCTAGCTCCAGCATTGCTCTCTGTATTGCTTTTGCCATCACTTATTAAAGGGTCTACAAGTCGAATTATTAATGTCAATTCTGTT ATGCATTATGTTGGCTTCGTTGATACAGAAGACATGAACACTGTTTCTGGGAAAAGAAAATACTCAAGCCTGTTGGGATATACTAACAGCAAGCTAGCACAG GTTATGTTTAGCAGTGTCCTCCACAAACGGCTACCTGTTGAATCTGGTGTTAACGTTATGTGTGTATCACCTGGAATTGTCCACACAAATGTT GCTCGGGATCTACCCAGAATCGTTCAAGCTGCTTATCATCTAATACCCTATTTTGTATTCAGCCCTCAAGAGG GTTCTAGGAGTGCTCTTTTCGCAGCAACAGATCCTCAGATTTTGGAGTATTGTGAGTCGTTGAAAATCGACGAGTGGCCTGTTTGTGCATTCATTTCCCAAGGTTGTCATCCTACAAATCCTTCTAAAGAAGCGCACAGTGTCGAGACTTCATTCAAAGTGTGGGAGAAGACATTGGAGATGATCGGCCTCCCTTCAGATGCCGTGGAGAGACTCATCGAAGGTAAGGAAGTTAGATGTCGATATGGCACTTGA
- the LOC108482203 gene encoding uncharacterized protein LOC108482203, whose protein sequence is MSGVSLAVAPRSEPDHTIAPGEKPEHKPPRQQQQQQQQQSGVGSIMGSLRVIELQLVVFIMVFSISGLVPLLDLVFPAIASAYIIALSRFAFPSNGHVSTASQEIFQGSKLFRLYVILGTAVGLFLPLAYVLGGFARGDNHDVRSATPHLFLLSFQILTENVIGGLSLFSPPVRALVPLLYTVRRIFVLVDWIHDVWLNKTLPVNAQLKDIVWHWLGKGLAAANLLYFSINLFFFLIPRFLPRAFERYFKERGEIHCKMSEDKRPIMANKSLATNKKDD, encoded by the exons ATGTCCGGTGTATCTCTCGCCGTGGCTCCAAGAAGTGAGCCAGATCACACCATAGCACCTGGGGAAAAACCCGAGCACAAACCACCTCGCCAGCAGCAGCAACAGCAACAGCAACAGTCCGGGGTAGGCAGTATAATGGGATCATTACGTGTGATCGAGCTCCAACTAGTAGTTTTCATTATGGTTTTTTCGATTAGTGGCCTTGTCCCGCTCCTTGATTTAGTCTTCCCAGCTATTGCCTCCGCTTATATTATTGCCCTTTCGCGTTTCGCCTTCCCATCCAACGGTCATGTATCGACTGCCTCGCAAGAGATTTTCCAAGGCAGCAAACTGTTTAGGCTCTATGTGATCCTTGGAACTGCGGTAGGACTTTTTTTGCCGCTCGCGTATGTCTTGGGCGGCTTCGCAAGGGGCGACAACCATGACGTTCGATCGGCTACCCCGCACTTGTTCTTGCTTTCATTCCAAATACTAACAGAAAACGTGATAGGCGGGCTGTCTTTATTTTCGCCACCGGTGAGGGCACTCGTCCCATTACTATACACGGTTCGGAGAATCTTCGTTCTTGTTGACTGGATACATGATGTTTGGCTCAACAAAACACTGCCTGTTAATGCACAACTGAAG GATATCGTATGGCATTGGTTGGGGAAGGGCTTGGCGGCTGCGAACCTATTGTACTTCTCTATCaacctctttttctttttgattccgCGATTCCTTCCTCGAGCATTCGAGAGGTATTTTAAGGAGAGGGGTGAAATACACTGCAAGATGTCGGAGGATAAGCGTCCTATAATGGCGAACAAGTCTCTAGCAACAAATAAGAAAGATGATTGA
- the LOC108482348 gene encoding uncharacterized protein LOC108482348 has protein sequence MGSKSLCNTCFLSSTTCFSKHRFRKPISTTTPKIFALRRSDNDDLSCSGVGGGGRRRLVDENMIVLRKRIHEIKMIERNYEPPADWMEWEKRYYTSYDSIICDVLGVLQSQLMNTRPSLALGMVAVMMLSLPASAAFVVVHAVEMIKRIMETGIHI, from the coding sequence ATGGGATCAAAATCTCTTTGCAATACCTGTTTTCTTTCCTCAACAACCTGCTTTTCGAAACACCGATTCAGAAAACCGATCTCCACGACGACGCCGAAGATATTCGCTTTGAGAAGATCGGATAACGATGACTTGAGCTGCAGCGGCGTTGGTGGTGGAGGAAGACGGCGACTCGTCGATGAAAACATGATTGTTCTACGGAAAAGAATACACGAGATTAAGATGATAGAGCGGAACTATGAACCGCCGGCGGATTGGATGGAGTGGGAGAAACGGTATTACACGAGTTACGATTCGATTATATGTGATGTTTTGGGCGTTTTACAATCGCAGTTGATGAATACTCGGCCAAGCTTAGCTTTAGGGATGGTGGCGGTGATGATGTTGAGCTTGCCGGCGTCCGCCGCTTTCGTGGTGGTGCATGCGGTGGAAATGATTAAAAGGATTATGGAAACTGGGATTCATATATGA
- the LOC108483531 gene encoding uncharacterized protein LOC108483531, whose protein sequence is MRCSTSVKRNKLKDAIIAELAASTNPSMAINPELVDLRLQQFLPTLQTPTHPPYSLMIQQAILKLNEECGSKEEDISRFIGKEYKGLPWAHASFLSHHLERLCRTGELVSVDNERYMVCMDDGDFRNEEETSLGLKVSNCDENEDRALVRGKGSEVEVFNGWSGVNGDRVLESEKRCEVERQSVEVNGQNVACDERTEGFEEQMEGRRESINEVREESQHFNEQIEPSLHLEKLCRNGKMVCVNNEDDGDLQNEEEMSHRLNVSNSVEKEDQTLVQGKWSEVKAFDGCNGVNSGQAAESETRCEVERQSVEEKGQDRACDGRTEGFEEQMEGRRESINEVREKSQHFNGQIETSHHLEKLCEDDGDLWNEEDEMSHRLNISNSIEKEDRTLGQGKRSDVEAFGSCNGVNSGQAAESEIRCEVERHSVEVSGQKTACEQRMEGCTIESINEVQEESQNFSRQIEESNHLEKLCRNAEIECVNNERQTCHLDDGDLVNEEEMCHRFCMSNISNSDESEDQTSVRVKEREVEAINGLSGVNGDQGAESKNRCKVGTHSIEVSDKNTTSERTMEGFEKQKVGRREPLIEVQGESQNFSGQIGASCHLEKHGEIDNADNERSMVHMDDAALGKENDEKEDRTLVQEKGTEVEAFVGCSGVKSDQANNGEACEQITEGFEEQNEGTRESLEELQEGQNISDPIEVAEEVNIAKGKPTKVAQKRRGQKRKRQVKTRKQRKVARVLKNEGRKESLKEVQEESENFSSPLEVAEEILIGKLNKVTQKPRGKKRKRREITNKTIKVLKDDIAWPMMENEKKYVKERQQQLKGGNGLTKSVGEQDQPQRGKMVSEQGSQDPKIDIRTKTLVNPFDGDVNNLKISPPKRSARLLEKKKKEGLKHEEQRQRKLRERERRSLIVCALPAATQPRKDIDLEARTTPQIDLESREWGKIHLRQLKRPRSRTHANKGNMAERFTQSEPKLNGTSKISELEEEKQEPRMKVYVRRKVKKSQLKEPENNIVLSSNLE, encoded by the exons ATGCGTTGTAGTACTAGTGTAAAAAGAAACAAGCTTAAAGACGCCATTATTGCAGAGCTTGCTGCTTCAACAAACCCTTCAATGGCGATAAACCCTGAACTTGTCGACCTTCGATTGCAGCAGTTCTTGCCTACTTTACAAACTCCCACTCATCCTCCTTACTCTTTG atGATTCAACAAgcaattttgaaattaaatgagGAATGTGGGTCGAAAGAGGAAGATATATCGAGGTTTATAGGGAAAGAATACAAGGGTTTGCCGTGGGCGCATGCTAGTTTTTTGAGTCATCATTTGGAGAGGCTTTGTAGAACCGGAGAGCTCGTATCTGTAGATAATGAACGGTATATGGTTTGTATGGATGATGGTGATTTCAGGAACGAGGAGGAGACGAGTCTTGGGTTGAAAGTTTCAAATTGTGATGAGAACGAAGATCGAGCCTTGGTTCGAGGGAAGGGGAGTGAAGTTGAGGTTTTCAATGGATGGAGTGGAGTAAATGGTGATCGAGTTCTGGAATCTGAGAAACGATGTGAAGTTGAAAGACAAAGTGTTGAAGTGAATGGCCAGAATGTAGCTTGTGATGAAAGAACTGAAGGGTTTGAAGAACAAATGGAAGGCAGAAGGGAATCCATTAATGAGGTTCGAGAAGAAAGTCAACACTTTAATGAACAAATCGAACCGAGTCTTCATTTGGAGAAGCTTTGTAGGAATGGAAAGATGGTATGCGTTAATAATGAAGATGATGGTGATTTGCAGAATGAGGAGGAAATGAGTCATAGGTTGAACGTTTCAAATAGTGTTGAGAAGGAAGATCAAACTTTAGTCCAAGGGAAGTGGAGTGAAGTCAAGGCTTTTGATGGCTGCAACGGGGTAAACAGTGGTCAAGCTGCAGAATCTGAAACTCGGTGTGAAGTTGAAAGACAAAGTGTTGAAGAGAAAGGCCAGGATAGAGCTTGTGATGGAAGAACGGAAGGGTTTGAAGAACAAATGGAAGGCAGAAGGGAATCGATTAATGAAGTTCGAGAAAAAAGTCAACACtttaatggacaaattgaaaCGAGTCATCATTTGGAGAAGCTTTGTGAAGATGATGGTGATTTGTGGAATGAGGAGGACGAGATGAGTCATAGGTTGAACATTTCAAATAGCATTGAGAAGGAAGATCGAACCTTAGGCCAAGGGAAGCGGAGTGATGTCGAGGCTTTTGGCAGCTGTAACGGGGTAAACAGTGGTCAAGCTGCAGAATCCGAAATTCGGTGTGAAGTTGAAAGACATAGTGTTGAAGTGAGTGGCCAAAAGACCGCATGCGAGCAAAGGATGGAGGGATGCACTATAGAGTCAATTAATGAGGTTCAAGAAGAAAGTCAAAACTTTAGTCGACAAATCGAAGAGAGTAATCATTTGGAGAAGCTTTGTAGGAATGCAGAAATTGAATGTGTTAATAATGAACGGCAAACATGCCACTTGGATGATGGTGATTTGGTCAATGAGGAGGAGATGTGTCATAGGTTCTGTATGTCGAACATTTCAAATAGTGATGAAAGCGAAGATCAAACCTCGGTCCGAGTAAAGGAGAGAGAAGTTGAGGCTATTAATGGACTGAGTGGGGTAAATGGTGATCAAGGTGCGGAATCCAAGAATCGATGCAAAGTTGGAACACATAGTATTGAAGTGAGTGATAAAAATACGACATCTGAGCGAACAATGGAGGGATTTGAAAAACAAAAGGTTGGCAGAAGGGAACCACTTATAGAGGTTCAAGGAGAAAGTCAAAACTTTAGTGGTCAAATTGGAGCGAGTTGTCATTTGGAGAAGCATGGAGAGATTGATAATGCCGATAATGAACGGTCTATGGTTCACATGGATGATGCTGCGTTGGGGAAGGAGAACGATGAGAAGGAAGATCGAACCTTAGTCCAAGAGAAAGGGACTGAAGTCGAGGCTTTTGTTGGCTGTAGTGGGGTAAAAAGTGATCAAGCTAATAATGGAGAAGCATGTGAGCAAATAACGGAGGGATTTGAAGAACAAAACGAGGGCACAAGGGAATCACTTGAAGAGCTTCAAGAAGGTCAAAACATTAGTGATCCAATTGAAGTAGCCGAAGAAGTCAATATAGCAAAAGGAAAACCAACTAAGGTGGCTCAAAAACGAAGGGGACAAAAGAGAAAACGACAAGTGAAGACCAGAAAACAGAGAAAGGTGGCTCGTGTTTTAAAAAACGAAGGCAGAAAGGAATCACTTAAAGAGGTTCAAGAAGAAAGTGAAAACTTCAGCAGTCCACTCGAAGTAGCTGAAGAAATACTGATAGGAAAGCTAAATAAGGTCACTCAAAAACCGAGGGGAAAAAAGAGAAAACGACGAGAGATTACCAATAAAACGATAAAG GTACTTAAGGACGATATTGCCTGGCCCATGATGGAAAACGAGAAGAAATATGTCAAGGAGCGACAACAGCAACTGAAGGGCGGAAATGGACTAACAAAATCTGTTGGTGAACAAGATCAACCACAACGAGGTAAGATGGTTAGTGAACAAGGCTCACAGGACCCAAAAATTGACATCAGAACCAAAACGCTGGTAAATCCTTTCGATGGAGATGTAAATAACTTGAAGATTTCACCTCCGAAGCGTTCTGCTCGTCtattagaaaagaaaaagaaagaaggttTAAAGCACGAGGAACAGCGGCAAAGGAAGCTTCGTGAAAGAGAAAGGCGTTCACTTATTGTTTGTGCTTTGCCAGCGGCAACCCAACCGAGGAAAGATATTGACCTGGAGGCACGTACAACGCCACAGATAGATCTTGAATCAAGGGAATGGGGGAAGATCCATTTAAGGCAACTTAAACGTCCTAGATCTCGAACGCATGCAAATAAAGGGAATATGGCTGAGAGGTTTACTCAAAGTGAGCCGAAGCTGAATGGTACGTCCAAAATTTCAGAACTCGAAGAGgagaaacaagaacctcggatgAAGGTTTACGTTCGGAGAAAGGTGAAAAAATCCCAGCTAAAAGAACCTGAAAACAATATCGTTTTGTCATCAAACCTGGAATAG